The DNA sequence aaagtcaaattagCTTGCACTCTGTATCatcaaatttagttttaaaaataatgggaGGAAAAACTAATGTGGGAACCACGCTTGTTAGATTAACACCTTTGTTCTCAGTTAAATCAGAGCCACTCTCTAAAATACTATGTTTCCTTcatattaaatcattttttttttttttaagtcaaaacTTAACCTTCTATTTAGCATTCAAGTTCTTATTTAGCTTGTACTACAATTACTCaagaaacaaaagataaaatgatttttaggAGAGAGTTAGTGGTTCATTCTCGCATTTAAATTTAACAGTATAAAGAAGTTGACAACCCACTACAAGAATAGGTGGAAACATGAGAATAAAGCCCACAGCTGGATTATTCAGGAAATAGAAACCTCACTTGCACACAACAGATACTGCACAAACAAATAATTAGTGGAAGAAAAGTTTTACTTTCTTGATGGAACTATCAAAGGAAGACCCTGCAAGGTCTGCAAAACTTTCTCCACTTCCCCATCACTACTTTCAGTTTTCACTTCTCCTGGAACTGAATCAAGTACCCAAAGCTGTTCTGCAtcaggaaaaaccaaaaaaaccaaaaaacgaaaaaaaaaaaaaaaaaaaaaaagcacagaaGAATTTTATCATGTAAAAGTGAACTTGAGATTATCTAATAatccaataataataacttaaacAGACTAGGTCCATAGCTAAGCAGATCGTCTAAACAGCAGGTTCACAAATAACCAACCAATCAAGCAATTATCACTGCTCTTTCAATATCTACACATCTAAGGCATTCACTCTTGTATATTCCCTTGAAAGTCTTCAATGAAAAATCTTAAGAACGCTTAATTTCTGCAATTACATACAGTCGCATATCTATATGGCACAAAATTGGGAAAGGACAATGTTCTAGGACATCTTATgttctcaaaaaataaataaagaaagaaagaaagaaagaaacaagaatacgTGCAGTAAGACCGTCATCTTTATTATTCCTAATCTGCCAACAGGAATTCGATCATCCATCAAGCCTACAGTTGGACAACTAATTAACAAAGCCCATGAACAGAACTTTGATGCAAGAATTTAGCCAACGAgaacttgtttttctttctaattttgaaCTTAGAATATGCGAGTTGATAATCCAACCACCCTCAACGGCCAGCGTTTCAAAGTAAGCAATAGAatgggaaaaaatgaaataaattggaaaatttaGAAACTTAAGCAGAGAAAAAAACCTGCTTGGGCAATGCAGCAGATTCACCATAATGGCCACGAGCACAACTCTCAGCAAATTGGAGGGTAACTTTCCCACCCAAGGAATGTCCTATAACAACATCTGGCCATGCCCAACCTTGAGATTTGACCAAATTAGCCAAGTCTTGCGCTGCATTGGTCAAGTCATGAGGTGGGCTTAAACCTTCAATCTCAGCTGATTTTCCATGGTTCCTTAAATCCACAAGCACCATCCTCCAATCTATACAAATACAAAAaggcttttttaaaattttccaaagaGATATTCGGGCTCGCAAATATGAGTTGCTTATAACagctaaattaaataaaaaaaaagcaagattgaaaaaaaaaaatccataatatgcTTCTTCCTTTCCAACAACCAAAAAGTAACTCCGTATGTATGATTGTTGGCTCGAATGAAGTAGGagcaaagaaattaaacaagacagagagagaaagaatgaTTACGAACCAGATGAATTGGAGAGCAAGGGAAGGAGGTGGCGAGAGAAAGATCTCCAATTTCTGCCAGATCCCAATAGGCCATGGAGAACAAAAGCCGTATAGACATATGGTTTCTCTGTTGAAGTTCGTACCTCTTCGAAGGCTAGGGTTGCCAAGGATCTTCGGGTTCTTCCGTTTCCGTAGAAAGCGGGAACTGGTGGTGAGCTCAGGAAGCGAGTCAGGAGGAGCGGGTTCAAACCCGATTTCTTTCTCAAGAGGCTTCCAGCCATTGCCACTGCTCTAACATTTGAGTGAGGTTCTTTTCTTCCATGCTGGAAGATATAAAGTTGGGCAAAAAAGTAATCAGCATTTGACAGCTGTGGGATTTGAACCCACGCCCTTCCGGACCAGAGCCTAAATCTGGCGCCTTAGACCACTCGGCCAAACTGTCTGATGGCTGATGGCCTGCGagattttatattgttaatggCATAACATTTgccggaggaggaggaggaggagaaccCCTTCAGTTATCTAATTTAAAGACCAAATCAAAGTATAGCCTCATGGTCCGACAAGAAGAAAAAGTAGCTATTAGTAAGGTGATCCAATCAGTAACAGTTAAGACCattctcaaaaaaataattccAAGAATAGTATAGCTTTATGGTATgacaagaggaagaagaagctaTTAGTAAGGTGATCAAATCAGAaagtttatttgattttaattttaattttaaggaATGCATAACAgcttaatcaaataaaagctTATTGGTGGACATATGTTAAGCAACACGAAATGCTAATTTTACATCGTCTATTTTTTGGGCAACAGCCAATTTTGCCTCTTCAGTTCTCCTTGTTCAAAATTTGATGATCGAAGCAAATATGCCAGAACTTATATCCATTATTTTCAGGGACAGGGAAATTCATGTACCAAGGGACGGTAATTGAGGATACGATTACCAGAACTTATAAAAGATTCAATCTATACCCGTTAAAGATGCGATTACCAGTTTCAGTTCCATTAAAGATGGttcataatcttttttttttttttggggtaaaagatGGTTCACAATCAAGAGAACAAGAAGATAGAGCTAAAAATATTTTGTCCTTCTTTCTTTTAGTGAAGTTTTGCTTTTATGGTTCACTTTGTGGTTGGAGGTGCAGGTTCGGGTGAGCGAGGAAGAATTTACTTGTGTTACATCAAAAGCAAGAAAATTCAATCCCCTAAACTAAATTAGTCTTCTTCAGTCAAATGGATCTATCCGGGGGTCATGTTCACTTGCCATCATCGTTCCAGTGCACAGGCATGTCGGGCACATAACCTAAATGAACATGAgattaaaaagtcaacttatCCATGCACATTCCAGAGGGTGAGAAAGAAGCCTATTTATGATGGACGATATGtattaattgaaatataaaagaaGTATAATTATGCTGTCCTATTTATGAAGGGTTATACTCTCTCTTTCTTAATCTCTATGATTGAGCTATGGAGAAAATGAGAAGATGGATGCTATGGAGACATACGAAAGTATACCATAAGATAGAACTATAACTTGGACATGCCAATTAAAATCCATTAATGTAAACTATACCTTTCCAGCACCAGAGCAATTTGGACACCTCTGCGTGGTTCCCACCCGCAAAGGATGGTCAGATGCACTAGCTACTGAGATAGGATTAATGCTCATGCACACACCACTTGCAGAACATCTAGCACATGCCAGGTATCCTATTATACAAGAACAcgtaaaataattagaaattcaaataaagaaggaaaaagaaaacaatagcaAAGATTAAAAAGAAATGAGGAATGTAGAGAGCGTCAATaagttatgaaaattatattattaatttaagacTAGGCATGATGAGTCTTTCAAGCCTTATCCCCGGActctattttgaaaaaatcatgTTGCAAGCAAATGAAAAGAGTCTATAAGAAGACAATCCAATCTTAAAACGATTAGATTCTTTTTTGAGTAAAAAGAGATAGATTAAGTGCAAATCCGAGAAAGAAATTCTTTtgacatacataaatataaatatatgttcatCGACTAAATGGACACATACCAGTTCCAAGGCAATATTTGCATCTTTTCTTCTCCTGTTGCTCAACATTGTTGGCTTCAATTATCATCAAGGCTGAAATAACACCAACTGCCCCACCAGAAAAGGATGCTACAATGGGATCAACCTGACTGTAATCAGAAGTCAAAAACAATGATTTAGGATGCTAATCAAGCAAGTTTGCAGTTTCAACAAAAAAAGGTTACGCTTGCTTCATATTTTGAATTTGGGAACAAGGAAAAATACAACTTCAGTAATAACCTTAATTGCATAGGCAAATGCATGTTGCGAATGAAATCTTCATATGAGGTTcctcctaaacctaattttagTTCCAACTGCCAAGAGAAAATAGTTTTAGACATATAAAGGTCAAAGTTGAGAACATATAGTCGTTTAGTTAAAAATGAAATCAGCAATTGCAAGGAACAATAAAAGCATATAGTCCCCAACATATGATTCCAAACATTTCCGCTACAGTATCGAAGAGAATTGGTTCATTCAATTCAACATATCATACCGACAATCTTAAAAGATTCCTAAATTGAAGCCATCAACTTGCAAAATCCATATTTTCTCGTGCTATAGCACCACCCAGATGTCGTTCATTGAAATTATTCCAAACACCACGTGAAggtagaatttaaaataaaaacattttcctGTACAGGATGAATGGACAAACACCAGATATGAATGAGCATTTTTCCCGAACAACGTCAGCAATGTTTGCCTTTCACAACCAATTCTGGCTATACATGAATCTTGACAACATACTTCTTACTCGAACTTAACACTCTTTGAAACCCTTGAATTTTTTACAAGAAAGGACCACATTTAACCTTTAATGTCAAGTTATAAAAGAATGGAAAATATCACCAATCCTTTCAATTATTCCCTAAAGTAGTTGAGAAATGAAAAAGAGCCAACTTGAAGAACTTACTGTTGGTGCTATAAGGCCTCCAAATACAATTATACCAGATACAAATGATAAGCTTGTCAAGTAGAGCTTCTTCAATTCCCTTGGAGTCTACAAAATCATGGACAAGGTTAGCCAGAAAATGAACATAATTCCAGAAGCACATCAATCACaggatttctttcattttttttttgcagaCTTGTTACACAACTCATTACACAACTCACCATATGATTGAGAAAAGGAATAGATGATGGAATGTCAGGCATCTCATTTGGGTCTTCCTCGCCAGCCTCATCGATGACTTTAATGCCCTTTAGGCGTTGCTGTATCCGTAATCTCCTAACCTATAcggattaaaaatttaaaataatattcccAGAAAACAATAATACTGCTGTTTAATCCCAAAAAATACCaaagcaaagaaaataaaaataaataaataaataaactgtgTTAAGAATTCTAAGAGATAAGAAATATATTGACTGTGGACCTCTTCCATTAGGAGGAAAATCTTGTTCCTTCTACTTCTTATGTTGTCCTCGATTTCCTGAGACTGCATTTGAACAAAATCCTGAACTGTCTCTGGCCCTTCTATGATGCAGAAGTTACTGGAAAACGAAATTGAATTGTATCAATAAAATTCATCTTCTCTTTAATAGGAATTAGCTTATCTCATACTTCATATACATTAACGAAGAGGATTCGTACAACTGAAATAATTGATAAGGCGAGTATTTTCTCCGAGAAAATTCTCGGAAACCAagcaagttttaaaaaataaaataaagaattaaaaaaaaaaaaagcaaaataaaatacaatacaatCCCGAAAATGAAAGCAAAGAAAGAGCATAGCGTAGTTTATTGGGGAAACAAACAACCTGGGAATGTTATCTCCTTCAGAGGAGTCTCGCGCAGAGGAACATAAAATTCGAGAACGCGAGGAGGTGCGAGTGGATATAGAAATGCGTCTATGGTTTCCATAAGAGGTGGTAGCACGTAAAATTAGGGTTTCAGATTTGACGCAATCGAGCTTCCGATGGAAACAATGAGAGTAGAGACAAGAAGCAGCCATTGCCCTCTATGCTCTGCTCATTTCCAGAAACAGAGAGACAAAATGCTAAGTGGGTTTCAAAATGCTTGTGGAGGAATCTAGAGAAAGAGCCACCACAGCATCAAAAAGGTGCTTAGTAAGACACCGGATGAGGTTGATGGGATCTGCCACGTGTCACTCTTCCAACTGTTTCTGTGTCGCTTGTGATTAGGTTGTATCACTCTTAATATTAAACTAACTAAACAACTAATACGGGTATCAAATTCCTTTCCAAGAACCCGCTATCATTACTCGCGGTTTCATTGTATGAAATGTGATCGTTTTATTTTAAGCTAGCTATATTGGACCGAGATCATTTTCTTTTCCAGTAAGAAACAAAATAGgtttttcttattgttattattattataatagatTTGAATATTACATCTCATTTAAGATTATGATAAAATGGTTGGTCATTTCACAATCTAGCGATTTCAACGGACTTCTGAAGAGCTTGTAAAAGGCTTCTCATGATTCTTGGTTCGCCAGGAGGTGACTCATCTTTCAAAGGTCCATTTCTGATAGCTCGAAAGACTGGACCGGAACCATTGGTTGCTGGAAAAACCAAGCAATCAATGTATACAAGGACCTCTGTCTTCCCATCTCCGATTGTAATAAAACCCAATCTAGCTCCACCCGCTACTTTGTCCACCTGTTTGTTCCATTAAAATACGTTAACAATATTCTTGCATTGAGGCAAAAGAGAAGCAGCTTTTTATAATTATCATGGTCATCAAAGGAAATGGCAATTAAAATCCTGACTTATAGGCCCATTGGAAAAGCTCCTCTGACTTTTAGGCCTATTGGGCCTGTATAGGCTTACTGACTTTTTATGGGCTTACTCAAGAAGATCTCCCTTTtcgaatttaaaaaataaaattagaataatcACATTTAtctatcaattttctttttcttttttttgctggaatatctatcaaaattatAACATACAATAATGATTGacaatattatatttgtttgtaTTACATCACACATTCACATGtagctcttttttattttgtttttgaccaCTAGGAAATTGGTATACCAATTACTATTTGAAATCTTATACAtttcatctaaaaatataatattactcaaaagataaaattattgaaaggGTAAGTAATTAGTATATGTTCCTACCTTCAGCGGCACTGGAAGTGGCAGATTAGCTCCTTGGCAAAGACTATTGGCCCACTGTTTTAACCAAAAAGAAACCACACGCATATGAAAACCAAAggtaaattaaaaccaaaaccatttagaaaaataaataaaaagcacgCTAGAAGGAGGGCTTGAACCTCCGACCTTGTGGTTAACAGCCACACGCTCTAACCAACTGAGCTATTCCAGCTTGTTGATGGTTAGAATCTTTCATATTGCCTAAGGAGTTTACTTACCCTAGTGCAATTTAATCAAGATTAATTTTTTGAGTTTGCGAAGCGAGCGGTACCTGaaacaacaaaatttcaaaTCTCTGAAGGTCCGTATTTGCAGGCAACTTCAAGGTACCCAGAGAAACTCCATCTTCAGCACCTTCATCATCGGCCGGCACAATTCCGGAGCCTTCTGGAGAAGCCTTGGGGATCGTTGCTAGGCTCCCAGGGCTAATAAGCTTAGGGAACCGATTATTGTCACAACTGATGAATGCCAGTGACCTAGAAACCACCCCAGGGGAAGAGACTCGCAGTTGATAATTGACATGGGTGGTGGAGTGGAGGAGTGGCCTTGTAGCACAAGCCATAGCTTTTCCTTCTCTAGATGGATAGACAGAGAAACGACTTCTGAATGATGTTTGTGAAGCAGATAGGATTGGAATCGGATAggatttttccttattttagcTTTTACGACTTGCCACGTAGTGGGGTCAGCAAAGGAAGGAGCTTCGTGTTTTACTTTAAAAATGCTTTgccagataaataaataatatttaaaaaaaatccacaatAGTTCTCTATGTTTGTTCTGTGAATAGttttattaaaacaataaaagaaataaaaactgtatttttattgatttttattaaaagaaaaataattctgctccaatttttaatttttttcatttaaatataattttaaaataaaaaattacattattaatatttaaaaacatttaaaaccaaatttatttaaaaaaattatatcaaatattatctattaaataaaataaatatcatataaatataaatatttttaaaaatcaatatcatatagaaaaaatatcatgtaagtataaatattttttaaaattaatatcacatgaaattcaaatagaaaaaaaaaattaatacacatgaaattccaataaaaaaatccattaaaaatacTCTTATTCTCTCgagtttctaaaaaataaaaactttattaactcagataaaattaaattcaatgaCCCGCCCCAGTAACCCAAAGTTCGGAATTCACATCAACTCGATTATGCCCATATTCTTTCTATTATTAGAACTCGTTGCGAGGCATCAAATGTGAGCGAGTGAATGTCACAACGATTAAATATCTAACATCTCTAAGTATattcagataaataaataaatataaaatccgCGAGAAACAAGCTTTGAATTTGTACAtataataacatttaaaaaaaaaaaaaaaaaaaaaagagtccagGTGAGAATATTTGATCTGGCTTTGGGGGTTCATCGACTATTAGGAAGAACAAACTTCAAGCTTAGGGAGGAGACTTCGCCATGCATCTGCAATACCATTTGCCAGACGGGCCTGTCCTTTCGCAAATTCGTGGAAAGCAATTCCCATGTCTACTGTCTTCTGTTCTTGAAAGCGAACAATCTCTTCATTCATTAGGCGCACAATTGTCTCAAATCTATTTGTTGCCTCCTCGCTTGCTGCCTTCAACTGCCTCACCAAAAGAAAAGCAATATTAGTCATACATGATGAAAATTCCTAAGGTGTATACTGCAAATGAGAATATAAAGCTGACTTGCCTCCTTGTATTCAATCTCAGCTTCTCCCACCTTATCAGATCGTGTAAGCATAAGTTTGTCGCTGAAAATCATAAAGGTTTTATTAGTACAAACAATGAACACCAGGTTTCATATAAAAAACTTTTTCCTATGCGAAAAGTAAGGTTAAATGCAACAaacttgataattaaaaaatataaaaaatataaaaaaaaaggaacgtACTCCAGCTCCTACAAACTTCTAAGGTGCTCTGAAAACGCTACATGATAATGATCTACTGAAACAGCCTTTCATCTACTGCAACTACGTAAAATATAAAAGAGACTACTGATAGTGAAAGACTaggatgatttttctttttcttttttctttttcttttttcttttttttttttttttcacctctCATCGTAGCAAAAGTATCTACTAGTTCAAAGGTTATCAGAACATTTAATGCTTAACTAGAAAAATTATGAGCATTTAGACGTGTTTTCTAAACAtacaataaatgaaataattgcTTTAGTCCTAAATCATATTTGATACTTAACAGGGCCCTTTCATGCACCATCCAACCACAGCCTCATGGACCGAAAACAGATAGTCTCAGTGGAGTAGGACTGAAAGCATAGCCTTAGTAAACTGACTCtgtaaacttttatatttttttaactcaagAATTTATAATAAGAAGCCACTCTAACAACAGatacaaacaagcaaagaaaacAATGAAATGGTAGTTGCATACAGATTTATCTCCTTCAATTTAATTGTTTCAGCAAGTTCACACTGTTGCCTGAAGGCATTGGCTCTCTCAGCTATTGTGGCCTGTTTTAAGACACAAGCAACCAAATGTTAACTTATAGCAAAAGAAAAACACCAAGCTTCCCACATGTACCAATATCGAGTATCAAAACATTTCTAGACCGTACACATATAATTCCACCCAATCAGAGGAAAAAGGACACAATCAAGTCATGACTCGTTAATCAAGTCGAAGATGGAACTCACCTTAATTGATTGCACAGCACGGACATAATCTTTCAACGGTTCTTCAAAGCTCATTAGGAGTTGGTGTGCCTGCAAAGTAATATAAAAAGTGATGCTTTATGACATGTTGAACCTTAAATCCAACAAGTCAACACCACACACTAGATACCAATGGATAAGCAATTCTGCCATGCACACTGCAACTTAtgaaacattaaattttttatttaagccTACCTCCTTTTGCAGCTTAATCGATAATGTTTCAGATTTTGCCCCAAGCTCAGAAAATGCCTTCCCTAAAGCATTGCCTTCACAAGCACCAAGGAGTTTTGCTGCCTTCCCAAAATCTGACAGAGATTGACCCAGCTCTGTGGAAACAGATGAAAGCACTCATAATTTTCATCCAATTCACCTATTATAATACGAACCTAGAAATGGAACTTGAAATCCTCATTACCTCTATGCCTCTTTACAAGACGATATGCATGCTTCTGGGCTTCAGCTAAATGGTTTTCAAGCTCAAAGACATAGTTTTTCAGCTTCTCATACTCAGGATTTGACTCTTCAACAGGCTTCTCTTTCCCAAGAACAACATCACTCACTCTAGATTGTACATCCTGTCACACAATGTGACAAGTTACTCTCAAGTAAGTTTGACTCCAAAAGTAAATTACTAGTATTAACAGTTTATTGAAACCAATTGGTGTCAAATATAAATGCATAcgtaaatatttcaaaatggtACAAAGCAAGACATCTTTTCTACTTATGCTTTGAGACTTAAAGAACAATTGAGTTACTTagaaaaattgacaaaaatcaATCTGTTCCTAGAGATAATTGTGACTACAATCCAAATACTGCATATCAGAGTTACAGCCCATCATGTCTATCTTAGGAGTAGCAGCAACATGTTCCATGAAACAAACATAAATGCAATGATTTTCACATCAAAGCAAATCTCATTCTTGAGCTAGGCCATTTTATGCATGACAGACCAAAAATCTGACAGCCAGACCATATCATGTAAAACTTTGTTGAGAATATCAACAATTCCTATTTTATATCGTGATCAAACCAGGTATCTTCAGCTTGCAGTACTGGCATCAGTAGGGATTTACCTTCCATAAGCTTGGTACAGATAAAGCAAAATATAGACCACGTGTGTATCTAATtactttcaaattaaataattcatataTGAATCATGAAATTGTCATAATTTTTCTAGCCATCAGTGCAGTATGCATATGATTTCATAATTTTCTACCCATTGGTGCAGTATGCTGATTCAGCTAGAGAGTTTACATTACCTTGAAGATTTGCATCAAATCAGCTGGCTTCTTCTTAAAGATACCAGTCTCATGAGACCTTAATCTCTCCATCATCTGAAGAAGTAAAATTAATGATACAGTTTTTAATGTGACAACATGTATTGTAAAAGATAACAGAAATCAATGCAAATTTTATCAAACAGCAAAATGATTAACTGTTTATCATATAATACTTGAAAGGCTTATATCGTTAGGTAGCAGTTACTTACACCCAAAAGGACGATACAATTGGAAGTAATGAACTATTCCAAGGCCAATATACCAATAGTAACGCATGCATCTTCATCTTGAGTCAGATTCATTGGCTCATATATTAGTTTCTTTTGGTATGTATAAATGTAGGATATACCAATACATCTTTTATAAGCATAGTCAAGTCAATCTGTAACTACATTTCAGGCtattgagaaataaataaactctACAACTGAAGGTATCAAATTTAGAAACATCACCTCCTCATCTGCCTGCAGGAAGGTTCTGAGATCCTCACTTTGCTGAAGTTCTTGATGTGAAGCAATTCGATTAACAAATATATCCAATGCCTGACGCCTCATCTCTATGAATTCCGCACTAAAACGGAATTTTTCTGCACAGAGAGACTGAAGTTAGTCCAAATTACCATTTAAACCTTCCAACATTATCTAAATGAAACATCCTCAGTCCTGTTTCTCCAGTATGATTACACTGATAAGTGAAAATCACCAactcaaatttgataaatgaagATACTAGGACAAAAGAgagaataaatttgataaatgaagATACTAGGACAAAAGAGAGAATATTGATTCAGATCTCACTTCGATACAGAGATGCAACAGGAATGCAAATAAGCCTCTCATTGTGTTTCATGTGCTATATATAGCCATCAAAACAGATTACTCTTATTTAATCACATgacatattttcattttgtgAGAAAATAGAAGACCTTCAAGAAGCCTCTCAATTACATTTGGGTTTTGAAGTAAGTTCTTGACTAAAGATATTTGCCACAGCCCACAGGATGGTGTAATCACCAGGGCTATCCTCAAATCCTCTATGGGTGATTTGACTTAGTAACCAAGATATTTCAACCATGTAAGCTATAGAGAAGGATGCTAACAATAATTTGACACCTAAAAATGATCATCATGCTAGCAATAAATCATAGATGTTCTATCTTTAgtataaatatacaataaacCATCGTAGAATAAAGGAGATTCTAACTTGTTACCTACAGCACTCTTTTCTGGAAGAGGAGGAATGAAAATTCCTTTGTACTTCTCAAAAAGACGGTCACGTAACCAAACAAAATCACTATAACGACGGATAACAATTTTCTCTGGCCCTTGGTATTCAGGGAAATTTGTCTGCCAAAAACAATACATAGTCGATCAttcaaatggtttcaactcATAAAAAACCTCTCATTTAAGTTACTGCCAACTCAATAAAGACCAGTAAAACAAGAAATACACAATtctcaaacacacacacaaaaactaTAATGGTAGAACATGCCCTACGATCATCATACTAATAGCATGCTCAGTCGAGCGCCATTCAGTCATagaaatcaaactaaaaaattttgccctaataaaaattgtttgatttattaggaaactaaacCAATTAGTGGACCCAAGATGCAAGCCCTTTTGCCAAACCATGCAGGAAAGACAATTGAGTCACAGACACAGAGTCAGAATATACAATTGAAATTAGGAAGACGAACTTAAAAAACTTTCTAATATTTCTTCAATAATGCATTAAAACTCGCTCCAATCTTGACCCAAGCAATCGAAAACAACAAAGAACAAATCTCACAGCCGCAAACGCTGCACGTAAACCAGCCGCCTAATGTCCTAAATTACCCAGACAACAATCCACAGAACCAGAGGAAGTTCtgctcaaaacaaaaaaaacaaaaaaaccctaATCCTAACCCGACAActtaaattaacaagaaaattgGGGGAAAAACCTTAGTGATGACTCGGTATGATATATAAGCCTGGACGCCATTGCCCAATTTCACAGGATCAGTCACTGATACTGACAGGAACGGCTGCGAGGACGGAGATCTAGGGCTCTGAGACGACCCCGATACGCTTCTCTGCTGCGGCTCCATTCGTCgaaaataaagttaaattaaattaaaaattcactGATAATAAAGAGCTTCTATACAAATCGTATATCGCGGTATGAAATCAGGTCAAGGAAACTGCAGGCAGTGGCAGATTTGTAATTACCACGGTAATCATGGTGATTTTGAGGACTGTTGGGTCAAGGTGGAAAGGAGTTGGGAGGGACGGA is a window from the Ziziphus jujuba cultivar Dongzao chromosome 11, ASM3175591v1 genome containing:
- the LOC107432079 gene encoding uncharacterized protein LOC107432079 gives rise to the protein MAGSLLRKKSGLNPLLLTRFLSSPPVPAFYGNGRTRRSLATLAFEEVRTSTEKPYVYTAFVLHGLLGSGRNWRSFSRHLLPLLSNSSDWRMVLVDLRNHGKSAEIEGLSPPHDLTNAAQDLANLVKSQGWAWPDVVIGHSLGGKVTLQFAESCARGHYGESAALPKQLWVLDSVPGEVKTESSDGEVEKVLQTLQGLPLIVPSRKWLVNHMMGLGFSKSLSDWIGSNLKKSGDQETWAFNLDGAVQMFNSYREMSYWTLLEHPPKGMEIDIVRAEKSDRWDPETVQRLESLASREQGDFGGKVAFHILPEAGHWVHVDNPKGLLKIVGPKIAAL
- the LOC107416318 gene encoding protein ORANGE-LIKE, chloroplastic encodes the protein MAASCLYSHCFHRKLDCVKSETLILRATTSYGNHRRISISTRTSSRSRILCSSARDSSEGDNIPSNFCIIEGPETVQDFVQMQSQEIEDNIRSRRNKIFLLMEEVRRLRIQQRLKGIKVIDEAGEEDPNEMPDIPSSIPFLNHMTPRELKKLYLTSLSFVSGIIVFGGLIAPTLELKLGLGGTSYEDFIRNMHLPMQLSQVDPIVASFSGGAVGVISALMIIEANNVEQQEKKRCKYCLGTGYLACARCSASGVCMSINPISVASASDHPLRVGTTQRCPNCSGAGKVMCPTCLCTGTMMASEHDPRIDPFD
- the LOC107416319 gene encoding uncharacterized protein LOC107416319; protein product: MACATRPLLHSTTHVNYQLRVSSPGVVSRSLAFISCDNNRFPKLISPGSLATIPKASPEGSGIVPADDEGAEDGVSLGTLKLPANTDLQRFEILLFQWANSLCQGANLPLPVPLKVDKVAGGARLGFITIGDGKTEVLVYIDCLVFPATNGSGPVFRAIRNGPLKDESPPGEPRIMRSLLQALQKSVEIARL